A window of the Cicer arietinum cultivar CDC Frontier isolate Library 1 chromosome 6, Cicar.CDCFrontier_v2.0, whole genome shotgun sequence genome harbors these coding sequences:
- the LOC101512428 gene encoding vacuolar iron transporter homolog 4-like: MDSLGATTNGISPNNTFEIEIPIHANNVEKDKISSVEKESNIDYSQRAQWLRAAMLGANDGLVTVASLMIGVGAIKQDISVMLLAGFAGLVAGACSMAIGEFVSVYTQYDIEVAQIKREREANNNNEEESSEREKLPNPFQAAVASALAFSVGAVMPLLAAAFIKDHRIRMSVVAAVVSLALLVFGGIGAMLGKTPMMKSCVRVLIGGWMAMAVTFGLTKLIGTTAL; the protein is encoded by the coding sequence ATGGATTCCCTTGGAGCAACAACTAATGGAATTTCACCTAACAACACCTTTGAGATTGAGATTCCTATCCATGCCAATAATGttgaaaaagacaaaattaGTAGTGTTGAAAAAGAGAGCAACATTGACTACAGTCAAAGAGCACAGTGGCTTAGAGCAGCCATGTTAGGAGCCAATGATGGTTTAGTCACTGTTGCATCTTTGATGATTGGTGTTGGTGCTATAAAGCAAGACATTAGTGTCATGCTTCTAGCTGGTTTTGCTGGTTTAGTAGCTGGTGCTTGTAGCATGGCAATTGGTGAATTTGTCTCTGTTTATACACAATATGACATAGAAGTAGCTCAAAtcaaaagagaaagagaagctaataataataatgaagaaGAAAGTAGTGAAAGGGAGAAATTGCCAAATCCATTTCAAGCAGCAGTTGCATCAGCATTAGCATTTTCTGTTGGTGCTGTTATGCCACTGTTAGCAGCTGCATTTATAAAGGATCATAGGATTAGGATGAGTGTTGTTGCTGCTGTGGTTAGTTTGGCACTGTTGGTGTTTGGAGGAATAGGAGCAATGCTTGGAAAAACTCCAATGATGAAGTCTTGTGTTAGAGTTCTTATTGGTGGTTGGATGGCTATGGCTGTTACTTTTGGTTTGACCAAACTCATTGGCACTACTGCTCTTTGA